Proteins found in one Arthrobacter sp. U41 genomic segment:
- a CDS encoding ATP-dependent helicase, protein MLPPRQLHSAVPVLSADQLAAVDVPHGSGPVLIPGAPGTGKSTVLVEAAVRRAQRAGLDPERMLILAPGRLAADSLRDRFTARLDRSLSTTPARTWASYAFDLIRRAKAEGILPLPRPPKLLSGPEQDLIIKELLEGHTQPGLELPWPEDLGAALQTRGFRQEVRQLFDRIIESGRTAEDLVVLARRCHRPDWVAAAALYAEYRDVLDLRMPESFDPAGIITAARQIFQDEPDFLAAERDRLQLVLVDDMQEANPAVFELLADIAAGKEAIITSSPDTVVQGFRGARPDLVAELPRLLAPAGGAVLERPLWTAHRHTPAVADAWLAVAGRISRRAGGQSARRLEQPPVPAQPHDPAQPGRPAQPGVGAVRPDAGAGTVEAHLLASPVHELRYVAQRILEAQYNDGRELGDIAVIVRNGGQLSALQRYLAGQGIPVRIPVAESAVRDEVAVRPLLDAYAVALDPAVLGPEAAVALLTSRIGGATAIELRRLRQSLRREELLGGGGRTSDVLLVEALLEPGALATLGIEGHSARRIARMIRAGRDAAQAPGGNAETVLWAVWNSTGLASRWTEAALAGGAAGARADRDLDAMMALFHTAERYVDQLPGSGPEQFLEYLLSQELPMDTLAARAQLEDAVELMTPASAAGREWPVVIVPGLQEGVWPNTRLRGELLGSTLFADAVEHGVEYALQLDPLSRLREIRYDELRSFSTAVSRARQVLICTAVSSEDEQPSSFLDYVAPLGPDQDRRGFTAVERPLTLRALVAELRQYAQLDAGTPEALEASAVLGALAAAEPPVPGAHPSSWWGLAPLSTEEPVVPPGGTVYVSPSKVETVQKSPLDWFVQAAGGEAATDFARSLGTLVHAIAQDLPDASGSEYLAELVRRWPALGMKDNWEGKLDFQRAETMVRKLAQYVLVMRSEGRSLVGVEQDFEVKLPDVAAPAGSPGTAAAGSENAGGPWPARPAVLRGQVDRLEIDAEGRLVVVDLKTGKRQPGKSDLDRHPQLGAYQAAVLAGGFAGPDDGPPPLPGGAVLAQLGTTTKSPGIQAQAPLDPANNWALDMVGDAARVMSGNTFEARHDPSKGGHGGHGCRLPEVCPLCLRGKQVTE, encoded by the coding sequence CTGCTGCCGCCCCGGCAGCTGCACAGCGCGGTCCCCGTGCTGTCGGCAGACCAGCTCGCGGCCGTCGACGTCCCGCATGGCTCCGGTCCCGTCCTAATTCCCGGAGCGCCGGGAACCGGGAAATCCACCGTGCTTGTGGAGGCCGCCGTCCGGCGCGCGCAGCGGGCCGGCCTTGATCCGGAACGGATGCTCATCCTCGCCCCCGGACGACTGGCCGCCGATTCGCTCCGGGACCGCTTCACCGCGCGGCTGGACCGCAGCCTGAGTACGACGCCGGCCCGCACCTGGGCGTCGTACGCCTTCGACCTGATCCGGCGTGCCAAGGCGGAAGGAATCCTGCCCCTGCCGCGCCCGCCGAAACTGCTGTCCGGCCCGGAACAGGACCTGATCATCAAGGAGCTGCTCGAAGGCCACACGCAGCCCGGACTCGAGCTGCCCTGGCCGGAGGACCTTGGCGCGGCCCTGCAGACCCGCGGCTTCCGGCAGGAAGTGCGCCAGCTCTTTGACCGGATTATCGAATCCGGACGGACCGCCGAGGACCTCGTCGTCCTCGCCCGGCGCTGCCACCGGCCGGACTGGGTCGCCGCCGCCGCGCTGTACGCGGAGTACCGCGACGTGCTGGACCTGCGCATGCCCGAATCCTTTGACCCGGCCGGCATCATCACGGCCGCCCGCCAGATCTTCCAGGACGAACCCGATTTCCTGGCCGCCGAACGCGACCGGCTCCAGCTGGTCCTGGTGGACGACATGCAGGAAGCCAACCCGGCCGTGTTCGAACTCCTCGCCGATATCGCCGCGGGCAAGGAAGCCATCATCACCTCATCGCCGGACACTGTGGTCCAAGGCTTCCGCGGCGCCCGCCCGGACCTCGTGGCCGAACTTCCGCGGCTGCTCGCCCCCGCCGGCGGGGCAGTCCTCGAACGGCCGCTCTGGACAGCACACCGCCACACCCCAGCCGTCGCCGACGCCTGGCTCGCCGTGGCCGGCCGGATCTCCCGCCGCGCCGGCGGTCAGTCCGCGCGCAGGCTCGAGCAGCCCCCGGTGCCGGCGCAGCCGCACGATCCCGCCCAGCCCGGTCGCCCTGCACAGCCTGGCGTCGGAGCGGTGCGCCCCGACGCCGGCGCAGGCACGGTGGAAGCGCACCTGCTGGCGTCGCCGGTGCACGAACTGCGCTACGTGGCCCAGCGGATCCTCGAAGCCCAATACAACGACGGCCGCGAACTCGGTGACATCGCCGTGATCGTGCGCAACGGCGGCCAACTCAGCGCGCTGCAGCGCTACCTCGCAGGCCAGGGCATCCCGGTGCGGATCCCGGTGGCCGAATCCGCAGTCCGCGACGAGGTCGCGGTCCGTCCCCTGCTGGATGCCTACGCCGTGGCCCTGGACCCGGCCGTGCTGGGCCCCGAGGCGGCCGTGGCGCTGCTGACCTCGCGGATCGGCGGGGCCACCGCCATCGAACTGCGTCGGCTGCGCCAGTCCCTGCGCCGGGAAGAGCTTCTGGGCGGCGGTGGCCGCACGAGCGACGTGCTCCTTGTCGAGGCCCTGCTGGAACCGGGCGCGCTGGCGACACTCGGCATCGAGGGTCACTCCGCACGCCGGATTGCGCGGATGATCCGGGCCGGCCGGGACGCTGCCCAGGCTCCGGGCGGCAACGCCGAAACGGTGCTGTGGGCGGTTTGGAACTCCACCGGCCTCGCCTCGCGCTGGACCGAAGCGGCGCTGGCCGGAGGAGCAGCCGGGGCCCGGGCCGACCGGGATCTCGACGCCATGATGGCCCTCTTCCACACCGCCGAGCGCTATGTGGACCAGCTGCCCGGTTCCGGACCCGAGCAGTTCCTCGAGTACCTGCTCAGCCAGGAACTCCCGATGGACACCCTCGCCGCGCGGGCCCAACTGGAGGACGCCGTGGAACTGATGACCCCGGCCAGCGCCGCCGGCCGGGAATGGCCCGTGGTCATCGTCCCCGGCCTGCAGGAAGGCGTATGGCCCAACACCAGGCTCCGCGGCGAACTGCTCGGCAGCACGCTGTTCGCGGACGCCGTTGAGCACGGCGTGGAATACGCCCTGCAACTGGATCCCCTCAGCCGGCTGCGCGAAATCCGCTACGACGAACTGCGAAGCTTCTCCACCGCCGTGTCGCGGGCCCGGCAGGTGTTGATCTGCACCGCCGTGTCCTCCGAGGACGAACAGCCCTCCTCGTTCCTGGATTACGTGGCGCCGCTGGGCCCGGACCAGGACCGGCGAGGTTTCACTGCGGTGGAGCGTCCGCTCACCCTGCGGGCCCTCGTGGCCGAGCTGCGCCAGTACGCCCAGCTCGATGCCGGAACCCCCGAAGCCCTGGAAGCCAGCGCCGTTCTTGGTGCCCTGGCGGCCGCTGAGCCGCCCGTACCCGGCGCGCACCCCTCAAGCTGGTGGGGCCTTGCGCCATTGTCCACCGAGGAGCCCGTCGTTCCGCCGGGCGGCACCGTATACGTCTCGCCGTCGAAGGTGGAGACGGTGCAGAAATCGCCGCTGGACTGGTTCGTCCAGGCCGCCGGCGGAGAGGCTGCCACGGACTTTGCCCGCAGCCTGGGCACGCTCGTCCACGCCATTGCCCAGGACCTTCCGGATGCCTCCGGAAGCGAATACCTGGCCGAACTCGTCCGCCGCTGGCCGGCCCTCGGGATGAAGGACAACTGGGAAGGCAAGCTCGACTTCCAGCGCGCTGAAACCATGGTCCGGAAGCTCGCCCAGTACGTGCTGGTGATGCGCAGCGAGGGCCGGTCTCTGGTCGGCGTCGAGCAGGACTTCGAAGTGAAACTCCCGGACGTGGCCGCCCCGGCCGGAAGCCCCGGCACTGCCGCCGCCGGCAGCGAAAACGCCGGCGGCCCCTGGCCGGCCCGGCCGGCCGTGCTGCGCGGCCAGGTCGACCGCCTGGAGATCGACGCCGAGGGCAGGCTCGTCGTCGTGGACCTCAAGACCGGCAAACGGCAGCCGGGCAAGTCCGACCTCGATCGGCATCCCCAGCTGGGCGCTTACCAGGCGGCAGTGCTGGCCGGAGGCTTTGCCGGTCCCGACGACGGCCCGCCCCCATTGCCCGGCGGGGCCGTCCTCGCCCAGCTCGGCACCACCACCAAGAGCCCGGGCATCCAGGCCCAGGCGCCGCTGGACCCGGCGAACAACTGGGCCCTGGACATGGTCGGCGACGCCGCCCGGGTCATGTCCGGGAACACCTTCGAGGCCCGCCACGACCCTTCCAAGGGCGGCCACGGCGGCCACGGCTGCCGCCTTCCCGAAGTCTGCCCGCTGTGCCTGCGGGGAAAGCAGGTTACCGAATGA